A window of the Lactuca sativa cultivar Salinas chromosome 7, Lsat_Salinas_v11, whole genome shotgun sequence genome harbors these coding sequences:
- the LOC111883823 gene encoding F-box/LRR-repeat protein At4g29420 translates to MAYFEVVPHWVFLMFLFVFLDSGHNLVELEVKNAWLSVDNLNQMLMVTSLTLESMRLNDKELTQLNKSFPNLQVFNLIDVRGFKLPKIHLLHLKTCHWTITDAPPFINVIAPNLITLRIECKKRAAIRVEAPLLTHFHLSIPHADPLLLRRYGSIKTAWIEASLIYPLLAQLRYTDTLDHLTLDSLGLIRGPFGIFKFTLQNLINIFPNMTSLCFRSRAWSAFQTRASIFGIGMEGLKTFCGYLMIVDLSSTLYSVAYVLDQCYNLVDVSLLIHRNVSSNVSKDFMRTCMLRWPKLNWRWGTWEEGKEDSWISDEDLMQISSYKKPELRCVKKQRR, encoded by the coding sequence ATGGCATACTTTGAAGTTGTTCCTCATTGGGTATTCTTAATGTTCCTGTTTGTTTTCCTTGATTCAGGTCACAATCTTGTTGAATTAGAGGTGAAGAATGCATGGCTTTCTGTGGACAATCTGAATCagatgttaatggtaacaagtttaacactcgAATCCATGCGATTAAATGACAAGGAATTAACCCAGTTGAATAAGTCCTTCCCTAATCTTCAAGTTTTTAACTTGATAGATGTTAGAGGATTTAAACTACCCAAAATCCATCTTCTCCACCTAAAAACATGTCACTGGACTATAACTGATGCTCCACCATTTATAAATGTTATCGCACCCAACCTTATCACACTCAGAATCGAGTGTAAAAAGCGTGCTGCAATTCGTGTTGAAGCTCCATTGTTAACTCACTTCCATCTTTCCATTCCTCATGCGGACCCACTTTTACTCAGAAGGTATGGGAGTATAAAAACAGCTTGGATTGAGGCTTCACTCATTTACCCCTTACTTGCTCAGCTTCGATATACAGATACCCTAGATCATCTAACTTTGGATTCACTAGGTTTGATTAGAGGGCCTTTTGGAATATTCAAATTTACCCTACAGAATTTGATCAATATTTTCCCCAACATGACTTCTTTATGTTTTCGGTCAAGGGCATGGTCGGCATTTCAGACGAGGGCTAGCATATTTGGGATTGGGATGGAAGGATTGAAAACTTTTTGTGGGTATCTGATGATAGTTGACCTTTCATCGACTTTATATTCGGTTGCTTATGTACTGGATCAATGCTATAACTTGGTAGATGTCTCTTTACTTATCCACCGTAATGTTTCTTCTAATGTATCGAAAGATTTTATGCGGACATGCATGCTGAGGTGGCCTAAACTAAATTGGAGATGGGGAACATGGGAGGAAGGAAAGGAAGATTCTTGGATTAGTGATGAAGATTTAATGCAAATATCATCTTACAAGAAGCCTGAGCTTCGATGTGTAAAGAAACAAAGACGTTGA